From one Burkholderia pyrrocinia genomic stretch:
- a CDS encoding type II toxin-antitoxin system RelE/ParE family toxin: protein MFKVLTTPQFDEWLDKLWDPVGCAAINLRIERAKLGNLGQWRAVGDGVNEMKIDVGPGYRAYFVRRGKIIVVVLCGGDKSTQKKDIRVAKQIAGELED, encoded by the coding sequence ATGTTCAAAGTCCTGACCACTCCCCAATTTGATGAATGGCTCGACAAGCTTTGGGACCCGGTCGGTTGCGCTGCGATCAACTTGCGCATCGAGCGGGCGAAGCTCGGCAACCTCGGCCAATGGCGGGCAGTCGGCGACGGCGTCAACGAAATGAAGATCGATGTAGGGCCGGGATATCGAGCCTACTTCGTGCGACGCGGGAAAATCATCGTCGTCGTGTTGTGCGGCGGGGACAAGTCGACACAGAAGAAGGACATCAGGGTGGCGAAGCAAATCGCCGGCGAACTGGAGGATTGA
- the kduI gene encoding 5-dehydro-4-deoxy-D-glucuronate isomerase — MEVRQGIHSEHAKALDTAGLRRHFLVENLFAPDALSLTYSHIDRIIVGGAWPATRPVEVPVSLGAAMGVSHLLERRELGAINIGGPGWVEVGGQRHAVGTEEAIYIGQGAQDVVFGSDDRAHPAKFYVNCAPAHTAYPTRTITLAQASPETLGDAATSNRRTIYKFIVPDVLPTCQLSMGMTKLEPGSLWNTMPCHTHERRMEVYFYFNLADDAAVFHLLGEPQETRHVVVHNEQAVISPSWSIHSGVGTKAYTFIWGMVGENQVFKDMDPIAVADLR, encoded by the coding sequence ATGGAAGTGCGGCAAGGCATTCACAGCGAACACGCGAAGGCGCTCGACACAGCCGGCCTGCGCCGGCATTTCCTGGTGGAAAACCTGTTCGCGCCGGACGCGCTGTCGCTCACCTACAGCCATATCGACCGCATCATCGTCGGCGGCGCGTGGCCGGCCACGCGGCCGGTCGAGGTGCCCGTGTCGCTCGGCGCCGCGATGGGCGTGAGCCATCTGCTGGAGCGGCGCGAACTGGGCGCGATCAACATCGGCGGCCCCGGCTGGGTCGAGGTCGGCGGGCAGCGTCACGCGGTCGGCACCGAGGAGGCGATCTACATCGGGCAGGGCGCGCAGGACGTCGTGTTCGGCAGCGACGATCGCGCGCATCCCGCGAAGTTCTACGTGAACTGCGCGCCTGCGCACACGGCCTATCCGACGCGCACCATCACGCTCGCGCAGGCGTCGCCCGAAACGCTCGGCGATGCGGCGACGAGCAATCGCCGCACGATCTACAAGTTCATCGTGCCCGACGTGCTGCCTACGTGCCAGCTGTCGATGGGGATGACGAAACTCGAGCCGGGCAGTCTGTGGAACACGATGCCGTGCCATACGCACGAGCGCCGGATGGAGGTGTATTTCTACTTCAACCTCGCCGACGATGCGGCTGTGTTCCACCTGCTCGGCGAGCCGCAGGAAACGCGCCACGTGGTCGTGCACAACGAGCAGGCGGTGATCTCGCCGAGCTGGTCGATCCACTCGGGCGTCGGCACGAAGGCGTACACGTTCATCTGGGGGATGGTCGGCGAGAACCAGGTGTTCAAGGACATGGACCCTATCGCCGTCGCCGACCTGCGCTGA
- the kdgT gene encoding 2-keto-3-deoxygluconate transporter — MKLKQAIDRIPGGLMLVPMLLGACVHTFAPNAGKYFGSFTNGLIAGTVPILAVWFFCMGATINLRATGVVLRKSGTLLATKILVAWLATLIAARFIPDDGIRTGLFAGLSLLAITTSMDMTNGGLYAAVMQQYGSKEEAGAFVLMSIESGPLVSMLILGAAGVAVFETRLFVGAVLPFLIGFTLGNLDADLRELFGRCVHPLIPFFGFALGNGIDLNVIAKSGLPGFALGLAVIVVTGVPLIFADKFIGGGNGTAGLAASSTAGAAVANPAIIGEMIPKFKPMVPAATAIVATACLVTAILVPILTAMWARRAARASGASLPLMTARPAHGSPIEHEGHV, encoded by the coding sequence GTGAAGCTGAAACAGGCCATCGACCGCATTCCCGGCGGGCTCATGCTGGTCCCGATGCTGCTCGGCGCGTGCGTGCATACGTTCGCCCCGAACGCCGGGAAGTATTTCGGCTCGTTCACCAACGGCCTGATCGCGGGCACGGTGCCGATCCTCGCCGTGTGGTTCTTCTGCATGGGCGCGACGATCAACCTGCGCGCGACGGGCGTCGTGTTGCGCAAATCGGGCACGCTGCTCGCGACGAAGATCCTGGTCGCGTGGCTCGCGACGTTGATCGCCGCGCGGTTCATCCCCGACGACGGCATCCGCACGGGCCTGTTCGCGGGCCTGTCGCTGCTCGCGATCACGACGTCGATGGACATGACCAACGGCGGCCTCTATGCGGCCGTGATGCAGCAGTACGGCAGCAAGGAGGAAGCCGGCGCGTTCGTGCTGATGTCGATCGAATCGGGGCCGCTCGTCAGCATGCTGATCCTCGGCGCGGCCGGCGTCGCGGTGTTCGAGACGCGGCTGTTCGTCGGCGCGGTGCTGCCGTTCCTGATCGGCTTCACGCTCGGCAATCTCGATGCGGACCTGCGTGAACTGTTCGGGCGCTGCGTGCATCCGCTGATCCCGTTCTTCGGCTTCGCGCTCGGCAACGGCATCGATCTCAACGTGATCGCGAAAAGCGGGCTGCCGGGCTTCGCGCTCGGGCTTGCGGTGATCGTCGTGACGGGTGTGCCGCTGATCTTTGCCGATAAATTTATCGGCGGCGGCAATGGCACGGCCGGGCTCGCCGCGTCGTCGACGGCCGGCGCCGCGGTCGCGAACCCGGCGATCATCGGCGAGATGATTCCGAAGTTCAAACCGATGGTGCCGGCCGCGACGGCGATCGTTGCGACTGCTTGCCTCGTTACGGCGATTCTCGTGCCGATTCTGACGGCGATGTGGGCGCGGAGGGCGGCGCGGGCAAGCGGTGCGTCGCTGCCGTTGATGACCGCACGGCCCGCGCACGGAAGCCCGATCGAGCATGAAGGGCATGTGTGA
- a CDS encoding nuclear transport factor 2 family protein, whose product MSFLQRFGAAARFVTVAALLAGSAAAHAADSDAERVADAVERLRVAMLDSNGAALRTLIDDDLTYGHSSGLLQDRAAFLKTLDGTHAFQSIALSGQTVTVNGDSAWVRHTFDSVNNLPDGKTSTAHIGVLQVWKRHPDGWRLFARQAYLLPKE is encoded by the coding sequence ATGTCATTTCTCCAGCGCTTCGGCGCTGCTGCCCGTTTCGTCACCGTGGCCGCGCTGCTTGCCGGCAGCGCCGCCGCTCACGCCGCCGATTCCGATGCCGAGCGCGTCGCGGATGCGGTCGAGCGCCTGCGCGTCGCGATGCTCGACAGCAACGGCGCCGCGCTGCGCACGCTCATCGACGACGATCTCACCTACGGCCACTCGTCCGGCCTGTTGCAGGACCGCGCCGCGTTCCTGAAGACGCTCGACGGCACGCACGCGTTCCAGTCGATCGCGCTGTCGGGCCAGACGGTGACGGTGAACGGCGACAGCGCATGGGTACGCCATACGTTCGATTCGGTGAATAACCTGCCGGACGGCAAGACGAGCACCGCGCATATCGGCGTGCTGCAGGTGTGGAAGCGGCATCCGGACGGTTGGCGGCTGTTCGCGCGGCAAGCGTATTTGCTGCCGAAGGAGTGA
- a CDS encoding NAD(P)/FAD-dependent oxidoreductase has protein sequence MDNITPNLATDRAPRMPRIVIVGGGAGGLQLATRLGDTVGRRGQAEVVLVDRYPTHFWKPLLHEAASGHRDPASHTIEYAAQAKRHGFRFVQGALQQVDRAARTATIAAVQDADGTEILPQRALGYDDLVLAVGSVTNFFNVPGAARHALPLENLDQAEDFRRKFLAACTKANHLAEQQPARRAAPICINVIGAGATGVELAAALRHAIQQLTTYRFKALVSARDVHIRLIEGGPRILPALDARLSAKMHAQLRTLNVDVLTDTRVAEVSADAVTTATGERLASDITIWAAGVAGPTILREIGDIALNRSNQVIVTDTLQTPDDPHVYAFGDCAACPSAGASGFLPPRAQVAHQQAVYLVHAFARRVAGKPVAGFTFRDAGTVVSLGHTGAVYQADLGVRSRSRSLIVDGLAAIGLYKFLYRKHLFSVYGAKRALFQSLSHWLQSRNQPSIKLH, from the coding sequence ATGGACAACATCACGCCCAACCTTGCAACGGACCGCGCGCCGCGCATGCCGCGCATCGTGATCGTCGGCGGCGGCGCCGGCGGCCTGCAGCTCGCCACGCGTCTCGGCGATACGGTCGGACGCCGCGGGCAAGCCGAAGTCGTGCTCGTCGACCGCTACCCGACGCACTTCTGGAAGCCACTGCTGCACGAGGCCGCATCGGGCCATCGCGACCCGGCTTCCCACACGATCGAATACGCGGCGCAGGCCAAGCGCCACGGCTTTCGCTTCGTGCAGGGCGCGCTGCAGCAGGTCGACCGCGCCGCACGCACGGCGACGATCGCCGCCGTGCAGGACGCGGACGGCACGGAAATCCTGCCGCAACGCGCGCTCGGTTATGACGATCTCGTGCTGGCAGTCGGCAGCGTGACGAACTTCTTCAACGTGCCGGGCGCGGCACGCCATGCGCTGCCGCTCGAAAACCTCGACCAGGCCGAAGACTTCCGCCGCAAGTTTCTCGCGGCCTGCACGAAGGCGAATCACCTGGCCGAGCAGCAGCCCGCGCGGCGCGCGGCGCCGATCTGCATCAACGTGATCGGTGCGGGCGCGACGGGCGTCGAGCTGGCCGCCGCGCTGCGGCACGCGATCCAGCAACTGACGACGTACCGCTTCAAGGCGCTGGTGTCCGCGCGCGACGTGCACATCCGGTTGATCGAAGGCGGCCCACGCATCCTGCCGGCGCTCGACGCGCGGCTGTCCGCGAAGATGCATGCGCAGCTTCGCACGCTGAACGTCGACGTGCTGACCGATACGCGCGTCGCGGAAGTGAGCGCCGATGCCGTGACGACCGCGACGGGCGAACGGCTCGCGAGCGACATCACGATCTGGGCGGCCGGCGTTGCGGGGCCCACGATCCTGCGGGAGATCGGCGACATCGCGCTCAACCGGTCGAACCAGGTGATCGTGACCGATACGCTGCAGACGCCCGACGATCCGCACGTGTATGCGTTCGGCGATTGCGCCGCGTGCCCGTCGGCCGGTGCGAGCGGCTTCCTGCCGCCGCGCGCGCAGGTCGCGCACCAGCAGGCCGTGTATCTGGTTCACGCGTTCGCGCGCCGCGTCGCCGGCAAGCCGGTGGCCGGCTTCACGTTCCGCGATGCAGGCACCGTCGTGTCGCTCGGGCACACCGGCGCCGTGTACCAGGCCGACCTCGGCGTGCGTTCGCGTTCGCGTTCGCTGATCGTCGACGGGCTCGCCGCGATCGGCCTGTACAAGTTCCTGTACCGCAAGCACCTGTTCAGCGTGTACGGCGCGAAGCGCGCGCTGTTCCAGTCGCTGAGCCACTGGCTGCAAAGCCGCAACCAGCCGTCGATCAAGCTGCACTGA
- the kdgR gene encoding DNA-binding transcriptional regulator KdgR — MTATPRQHKRDHANLEPGGGHPRAGHPVADPSAGGAAEKADSVAAVGKVFTILAALGDRREIGISELSQQLGMSKTTVHRFLQTLKTLGYVAQEGETDRYRLTIRLFELGSKALESVDLVREADLEMRRIGQLTREAVHLGAFDEDAIIYIHKIDAEYGLRMQSRIGRRNPLYSTAIGKVLLAWMSPDEARAVLAGIEFRKSTAKTLSSADAVMSILPHVRQQGYGEDNEEQEDGLMCLAVPVFDRFGRVIAGLSISFPTMRCGADTKAHYIALLMESGRAISERLGYRPEAAGIEPAAVTPD; from the coding sequence ATGACAGCAACGCCCAGGCAGCACAAGCGCGATCACGCGAACCTGGAACCGGGGGGCGGCCATCCGCGGGCCGGCCATCCGGTGGCCGACCCGTCGGCGGGCGGCGCGGCGGAGAAGGCCGATTCGGTCGCGGCCGTCGGGAAGGTCTTCACGATCCTCGCGGCACTCGGCGATCGTCGCGAGATCGGCATCAGCGAGCTGTCGCAGCAGCTCGGCATGTCGAAGACGACGGTCCACCGCTTCCTGCAGACGCTCAAGACGCTCGGTTATGTCGCGCAGGAAGGCGAGACCGACCGTTACCGACTGACGATCCGGCTGTTCGAGCTCGGCAGCAAGGCGCTGGAGAGCGTGGACCTCGTGCGCGAGGCCGATCTCGAGATGCGCCGCATCGGGCAACTGACGCGCGAAGCCGTGCACCTCGGCGCGTTCGACGAGGACGCGATCATCTACATCCACAAGATCGACGCCGAATACGGGCTGCGCATGCAGTCGCGGATCGGCCGGCGCAATCCGCTCTACAGCACGGCGATCGGCAAGGTGCTGCTCGCGTGGATGTCGCCCGACGAGGCGCGCGCGGTGCTGGCCGGCATCGAGTTCAGGAAGTCGACCGCGAAGACGCTGTCGTCGGCGGACGCTGTGATGAGCATCCTGCCGCACGTGCGGCAGCAGGGCTACGGGGAGGACAACGAAGAGCAGGAAGACGGCCTGATGTGTCTTGCCGTGCCCGTGTTCGACCGTTTCGGCCGCGTGATCGCGGGGCTGTCGATTTCGTTTCCGACGATGCGCTGCGGCGCGGATACGAAGGCGCATTACATCGCACTGCTGATGGAGTCCGGGCGAGCCATTTCGGAACGGCTCGGGTATCGCCCGGAAGCGGCCGGCATCGAGCCGGCGGCGGTCACGCCGGATTGA
- a CDS encoding addiction module antidote protein, protein MKISELAEFDGSKYLKDEETIRHYLAQAFEDGDPRLIQAALGNVAKARGMTALARESGVKREALYRALSEGGNAEFATIMKVVSALGLHLTVAPAAPATESASASAPAPTRARSRARPAAHA, encoded by the coding sequence ATGAAAATCAGCGAACTGGCCGAATTCGACGGCTCGAAGTACCTGAAGGACGAGGAAACGATTCGTCACTACCTGGCGCAAGCGTTCGAAGATGGGGATCCGCGACTGATCCAGGCCGCGCTCGGGAATGTCGCGAAGGCACGCGGCATGACGGCGCTGGCGCGCGAATCTGGCGTGAAGCGTGAAGCGCTCTACCGCGCACTGTCGGAGGGTGGGAACGCCGAATTCGCAACGATCATGAAGGTTGTCAGCGCGCTGGGATTGCACCTGACCGTTGCTCCGGCCGCGCCAGCGACCGAATCGGCGTCGGCGTCTGCTCCCGCACCAACGCGTGCGCGTTCGCGCGCTCGCCCGGCGGCGCACGCATAA
- a CDS encoding phosphatase, with protein sequence MVIEAIVTRLDAAFAQIEATPDSRESRHQRDAIIQWLDRASEEGYRLGLVTTLPAARLSDMFEGQFGRANLDRFSVVVTDANQQDSRSNQHPFDVALQALGVPPERAVAIASSEPERREAEHFGLSRCVNITDTVRSIASADLH encoded by the coding sequence GTGGTCATCGAAGCCATCGTCACCCGTCTCGACGCTGCATTCGCGCAGATCGAAGCAACACCGGACTCGCGCGAATCGCGCCATCAGCGGGACGCGATCATCCAGTGGCTCGACCGTGCGTCGGAAGAAGGATATCGGCTCGGTCTCGTCACGACGCTGCCGGCCGCCCGGCTCAGCGACATGTTCGAAGGCCAGTTCGGCCGCGCGAACCTCGACCGCTTCTCGGTCGTCGTCACGGACGCCAATCAGCAGGACTCCAGATCAAACCAGCATCCTTTCGACGTTGCGCTTCAAGCGCTCGGCGTGCCGCCCGAACGGGCGGTGGCGATTGCGAGCAGCGAACCGGAACGCCGCGAAGCCGAGCATTTCGGCCTGTCGCGCTGCGTGAACATCACCGATACGGTACGCTCGATCGCATCGGCCGACCTGCACTGA
- a CDS encoding EAL domain-containing protein, with amino-acid sequence MRTTPKATAGMSALTPGSKPVFQRSGTWPRVVFFVAVIVCVLVPAFAVVLADRYARDAVTTHERVVANDIVASMDHILDGVRLRHADELTALVGRRCTTIFRTLAEVGTRLRYLRAVGLVNDGRVTCSSALGAIDVPLDAYTREQKPAPGSTTVTLLRQTPFQHGIPVLAVFRATARGAGVLYLIEGDYLADALAHSARSGVETATLSVKGSGRLDEQGKFTPESEPGPAGGSAIASLRWPFMVSVAASTHYASQVQHHYRLICMTIVLLADGLVIAAYLLAMAPQRLLLKAVRLALKRNEFHVVYQPIVDVQTCRTVGVEALLRWNHPKWGSISPAVFIPQVESSTILPKVTEFVLRTAVAELTALTPSVPLRIAVNISPKDLERAQFVSVVDEAIRSLPPGFTLVLEVTERILLEKNARTTTIFHALRSKGAKFAIDDFGTNHSNLDMLSRFPFDYVKIDRQFIARLSDGGAGLIEGIAAVAHYYGLKIIAEGVETEAEHCALEAIGIQYAQGYLYQWPQRAENLRRDCAWA; translated from the coding sequence ATGCGAACAACACCAAAGGCAACAGCGGGAATGTCGGCGCTCACGCCAGGCTCGAAGCCAGTTTTCCAGCGCAGCGGCACGTGGCCGCGGGTTGTCTTTTTCGTTGCCGTAATCGTTTGCGTGCTCGTGCCCGCTTTCGCGGTGGTGCTCGCCGATCGCTACGCGCGCGATGCCGTCACCACGCATGAACGCGTCGTCGCGAACGACATCGTCGCATCGATGGACCACATCCTCGACGGTGTTCGTCTGCGACATGCGGACGAGCTGACCGCGCTCGTCGGGCGGCGATGCACGACGATATTCCGGACGCTGGCCGAAGTGGGCACTCGCCTGCGTTACCTGCGTGCCGTCGGGCTGGTGAACGACGGCCGCGTCACGTGCTCGTCGGCGCTCGGCGCGATCGACGTGCCGCTCGACGCGTACACGCGCGAGCAGAAGCCGGCGCCGGGATCGACGACCGTCACGCTGCTGCGCCAGACACCGTTCCAGCATGGCATTCCGGTGCTGGCCGTGTTTCGCGCCACCGCGCGCGGCGCGGGCGTCCTCTACCTGATCGAGGGCGACTACCTGGCCGACGCGCTCGCGCACAGCGCCCGATCCGGCGTGGAAACCGCCACGCTGTCGGTCAAAGGTTCGGGCCGTCTCGACGAGCAAGGGAAGTTCACACCGGAATCGGAGCCGGGCCCCGCAGGCGGCAGCGCGATCGCGTCGCTCCGCTGGCCGTTCATGGTGTCGGTCGCCGCGTCGACGCACTACGCGTCGCAGGTCCAGCACCACTATCGGCTGATCTGCATGACGATCGTGCTGCTCGCGGATGGCCTCGTGATAGCCGCCTACCTGCTGGCGATGGCGCCGCAGCGGCTATTGCTGAAGGCCGTTCGTCTCGCGCTCAAGCGCAACGAGTTCCACGTCGTGTACCAGCCGATCGTCGATGTCCAGACGTGCAGGACGGTCGGCGTCGAGGCACTGCTGCGCTGGAACCATCCGAAATGGGGGTCCATCAGTCCGGCCGTGTTCATCCCGCAGGTTGAATCGAGCACGATCCTGCCGAAGGTGACCGAATTCGTGCTGCGGACGGCCGTGGCCGAACTGACCGCGCTGACGCCGTCCGTGCCGCTGCGCATCGCCGTGAACATCTCGCCGAAGGATCTCGAACGCGCGCAGTTCGTGTCCGTCGTCGACGAAGCAATCCGCTCGCTGCCGCCCGGCTTTACGCTGGTGCTCGAAGTCACCGAGCGCATCCTGCTCGAAAAGAATGCGCGGACCACCACGATATTCCATGCACTCAGGTCGAAAGGCGCGAAGTTCGCGATCGACGATTTCGGCACCAATCACAGCAATCTCGACATGCTGTCGCGCTTTCCGTTCGACTACGTGAAGATCGATCGCCAGTTCATCGCCCGACTGAGCGATGGCGGCGCAGGGCTGATCGAGGGTATCGCCGCCGTCGCGCATTACTACGGCTTGAAGATCATCGCCGAAGGCGTGGAGACCGAAGCAGAGCATTGCGCACTGGAGGCGATCGGGATTCAGTATGCGCAAGGCTACCTGTATCAGTGGCCGCAGCGGGCGGAGAACCTGAGGCGCGATTGCGCATGGGCGTAG
- a CDS encoding energy transducer TonB family protein — MDRLLSRGVQSTSSRRRVIVRVWLDEQGRVRDLKVRHGCGDPALDEKALHAIAVMRFPGGHLGSGGKSAKRWHDLDYPVD; from the coding sequence ATGGACCGCCTGTTGTCACGCGGCGTGCAGAGCACCTCATCGCGAAGGCGAGTGATCGTGCGTGTCTGGCTCGACGAGCAGGGGCGTGTGCGCGATCTCAAGGTCCGGCACGGTTGTGGCGATCCCGCTCTCGACGAGAAGGCGCTCCATGCGATTGCCGTGATGCGCTTCCCTGGCGGTCACCTCGGCTCCGGCGGGAAATCCGCCAAGCGCTGGCACGATCTCGATTATCCGGTGGACTGA
- the kduD gene encoding 2-dehydro-3-deoxy-D-gluconate 5-dehydrogenase KduD, whose translation MKRDNPDLPSADARSALAGLFDLTGKVAIVTGCNTGLGAAMAVALASAGCDIVGANRSAPDATSARVEAAGRRFVDVRADLSTLEPVERIVGGAVDAFGQVDILVNNAGMIRRCDALDFTEADWDSVVDVNLKSVFFLSQAVARQMVRQGRGGKIVNIASMLSFQGGIRVPSYTASKSGVLGLTRLLANEWAARGINVNAIAPGYMETDNTAQLREDSRRSDEILGRIPAGRWGVPDDLAGAAVFLASRASDYVHGHTLAVDGGWLAR comes from the coding sequence ATGAAACGCGACAACCCCGATCTTCCTTCCGCCGACGCGCGTTCCGCGCTCGCCGGCCTGTTCGACCTGACCGGCAAGGTCGCGATCGTCACCGGTTGCAACACGGGGCTCGGTGCGGCGATGGCGGTCGCGCTCGCGTCGGCCGGTTGCGATATCGTCGGTGCGAACCGCTCGGCGCCGGATGCGACGTCGGCGCGTGTCGAAGCGGCCGGGCGGCGTTTCGTCGACGTGCGCGCGGACCTGTCGACGCTGGAGCCGGTCGAGCGGATCGTCGGCGGCGCGGTCGATGCGTTCGGCCAGGTCGACATCCTCGTCAACAACGCGGGCATGATCCGCCGCTGCGATGCGCTCGATTTCACCGAAGCGGACTGGGATTCTGTCGTCGACGTGAACCTGAAGAGCGTGTTCTTCCTGTCGCAGGCCGTCGCGCGGCAGATGGTGCGGCAGGGGCGCGGCGGCAAGATCGTGAACATCGCGTCGATGCTGTCGTTCCAGGGCGGCATCCGCGTGCCGTCGTACACGGCGTCGAAGAGCGGCGTGCTTGGCCTCACGCGCTTGCTCGCGAACGAGTGGGCCGCGCGCGGCATCAACGTGAACGCGATCGCGCCAGGCTACATGGAGACCGACAACACCGCGCAGTTGCGCGAGGACAGCCGGCGCAGCGACGAAATCCTCGGCCGCATCCCGGCCGGCCGCTGGGGCGTGCCCGACGATCTCGCGGGTGCGGCCGTGTTTCTCGCGTCGCGCGCGTCGGACTACGTGCACGGCCACACGCTCGCCGTCGACGGCGGGTGGCTCGCGCGCTGA
- a CDS encoding LysR family transcriptional regulator produces MYSLIGKTATFRQLKALDMIARLGSVSRAAEELNLTQPAVSLQVRLLEEAVGAALLQRVGRGVQLTAAGEIVSRYAREILHLWSEAGDEVAALTGDLGGTLRIGAITTAEYLIPPLLVKFTATRPHVKTYFKVGNRDDIIRMLATHEIDLAVMGSAPKELRTHAVEFAKHPMVFVAAPGHPLMQRKRVALKDLESAHLLVRERGAGTRSTVESLFKTAGYRFHVGSELSSNEAIKQMAEAGLGIAFLSLHACALELRTGLLGQLPFPGNPIEREWYVVTLADRRISQVTGLFRDFLIKQGAPVIDGATVAPHERRRK; encoded by the coding sequence ATGTATTCACTTATAGGAAAGACCGCGACGTTCCGGCAGCTGAAGGCGCTGGACATGATTGCGCGGCTCGGCAGCGTGTCGCGCGCGGCCGAGGAGCTGAACCTGACGCAGCCGGCCGTGTCGCTGCAGGTTCGCCTGCTCGAGGAGGCGGTGGGCGCCGCGTTGCTGCAGCGGGTGGGGCGCGGCGTGCAGCTGACCGCGGCCGGCGAGATCGTGTCGCGTTATGCGCGCGAGATCCTGCATCTGTGGAGCGAGGCCGGCGACGAAGTGGCCGCGCTGACGGGCGATCTCGGCGGCACGCTGCGGATCGGCGCGATCACGACGGCCGAGTACCTGATCCCGCCGCTGCTCGTCAAATTCACCGCGACGCGCCCGCATGTGAAGACGTATTTCAAGGTCGGCAACCGCGACGACATCATCCGCATGCTCGCGACGCATGAAATCGATCTCGCGGTGATGGGCAGCGCGCCGAAGGAGCTGCGCACGCACGCGGTCGAGTTCGCGAAGCATCCGATGGTGTTCGTCGCGGCGCCCGGCCATCCGCTGATGCAGCGCAAGCGCGTCGCGCTGAAGGATCTCGAATCCGCGCACCTGCTCGTGCGCGAACGCGGCGCGGGCACGCGCTCGACCGTCGAAAGCCTGTTCAAGACGGCCGGCTACCGCTTCCATGTGGGGTCCGAATTGTCGAGCAACGAGGCGATCAAGCAGATGGCCGAAGCGGGGCTCGGCATCGCGTTCCTGTCGTTGCACGCGTGTGCACTCGAACTGCGCACGGGGCTGCTCGGGCAACTTCCGTTCCCCGGCAACCCGATCGAGCGCGAATGGTATGTGGTCACGCTCGCCGACCGGCGGATTTCGCAGGTGACGGGGCTGTTTCGCGATTTCCTGATCAAGCAGGGCGCGCCGGTGATCGACGGCGCGACGGTGGCGCCGCACGAGCGGCGGCGCAAGTAG
- a CDS encoding AraC family transcriptional regulator: protein MSDPILAAPPDNGVPVSLRSSRGLGWRGFGAALLDIRAGTYRIPAADHHRIGVHIGGPVRADCVCDGERVSRIQAHGDVDVIPAGLPGQWTDSADCRILHIMLSDTFVRRTFEHLELKPSQAQIRRRLQVRDPRMQHIAWAMAAELEAEDASDPLYAESLCTALVARLVDSQPAFRERQRTLAPKAAARVIDYVEANLDQRLTLAELAALVSISVPHFKVLFRETLGMPVHQYVVRRRVERAKALLLEGRLSISQIALEAGFAHQSHMANWMNRVLGATPTEIARSGVRGGLRLACPQR from the coding sequence ATGAGCGACCCGATTCTCGCCGCGCCGCCCGACAACGGCGTGCCGGTCAGCCTGCGTTCCAGCCGCGGGCTCGGCTGGCGGGGCTTCGGCGCGGCGCTGCTCGACATTCGCGCCGGCACGTACCGGATTCCGGCGGCCGATCATCACCGCATCGGCGTGCATATCGGCGGGCCTGTTCGTGCGGACTGCGTGTGCGACGGCGAGCGCGTGTCGCGCATTCAGGCGCATGGCGACGTCGACGTGATTCCGGCCGGCCTGCCGGGCCAGTGGACCGACAGCGCCGACTGCCGGATCCTGCACATCATGCTCAGCGACACGTTCGTGCGGCGCACCTTCGAGCATCTCGAACTGAAGCCGTCGCAGGCGCAGATCCGCCGCCGGCTGCAGGTGCGCGACCCGCGCATGCAGCACATCGCGTGGGCGATGGCCGCCGAACTCGAAGCGGAAGACGCGTCGGACCCGCTCTATGCGGAAAGCCTGTGCACGGCGCTCGTCGCGCGGCTGGTCGACAGCCAGCCGGCGTTCCGCGAGCGCCAGCGTACGCTCGCGCCGAAGGCGGCGGCGCGCGTGATCGACTATGTCGAAGCGAACCTCGACCAGCGCCTGACGCTTGCCGAACTCGCGGCGCTCGTATCGATCAGCGTGCCGCATTTCAAGGTGCTGTTCCGCGAAACGCTCGGGATGCCCGTGCACCAGTACGTCGTGCGGCGCCGGGTCGAGCGTGCGAAGGCGCTGCTGCTCGAAGGCCGGCTCAGCATCAGCCAGATCGCGCTCGAAGCCGGTTTCGCGCACCAGAGCCACATGGCGAACTGGATGAATCGCGTGCTCGGCGCGACGCCGACGGAGATCGCGCGGTCGGGGGTGCGAGGGGGGCTGCGGCTGGCTTGCCCTCAACGTTGA